In Caldisalinibacter kiritimatiensis, the sequence TTGTTCCCTTCTTAGTTTTTGTATCTATATTCTTGCTATTTCAGAGATTTCCCACTATAGGTGGCTGGTCTATATATGAAGTTGCTTTATGCTATGGAGTTATTCATATGGGATTTTCGTTAAGTGAATGTTTTGCAAGGGGCTTTGATACTTTTTCATCAATGATAGTTAATGGTGATTTTGATAGAATCCTAGTTAGACCCCGTTCAACGATACTTCAAGTCCTTGGTTCTAAATTTGAATTTACTAGAATTGGTCGTCTTTTACAAAGTATAATTGTATTAATTTTTTCTATTACTAATTTAGATGTAGCTTGGGATATTTACAAAATAATTACCCTTGTATTAATGAGCATAAGCGGAGTAGTTATATTTTCAGGAATATTTATGTTAGGTGCTACTTTATGCTTTTGGACTACAGAAGGACTAGAGGTTATAAACATATTTACTGATGGAGGAAGGGAAATATCCCAATATCCATTGAGTATTTATAAAGATTGGGTAAAGAAATTCTTTACCTTTGTCATTCCCTTTGGTACAGTAAACTATCTGCCTCTTATGTTTATACTCGATAAGGTAGAAGGAAATAGTGTTTTATATATGATTACCCCTTTATTAGGTATGCTTTTTATTATTCCATGTATTCTAATATGGAATTTTGGGGTGAAGCATTATAAGTCTACTGGTTCGTAACCCTATCTCCTAATAACTCATATTATACTAATAATAAGTTTATTAGGAGATGATTTTATGTATTATTATCCACCTCATTTTTTTAATCAAGTGGAAAATAAGATATATATTTTAGATTTTAAACGTGGAGATGTAAATGGAGATAGAGTTATAGATAATGTTTACTTAGTTGGAGAAAAAACTTCTGGTTTAGAAAGTCCCTTTACAGACAATATAACCTTAATAATTCAAGATGGCAAAACAGGTAGATTTACTAGAATACCCTTAAAGGATAATGCAGGATATAATCCTACTATCTTTTTAGGTGATTTTACTGGAGATAAAGTTAAAGATATCTTAGTCAGTATTGATTCAGGTGGAAGTGGTGGTTTAGCATTTTATTATATTTATTCATTTGTAAATAATAAACCTAAGGAAATTTTTGACCATGAAAAGTTTAATGAAAAATATCAATACAACGTCATATATAAAGATTTTTATCAAGTTGAAGTTACACCTAAAGATAAATCAAAGAAATATATTATAGATATCAGATATAAAGGAAAAGAATATTTATCAGAGATATATGATGAGGATGGAAAGCTTAAAGAGCTTATAGAAGGATGGGTAAACCCACTTGGAGGTCTTTACCCTATAGATTTTCAAAGAGATGGAGTATATGAATTATATGCATTACAACGAATAGCTGGTAGATATAACGCTGATGGCTTAGGCTATGTTCAAACATCGTTAGAATGGAATGGAAAGAAATTTGTACCATTTTTCCAAACCGTAGGAATATTTGGATAATCAAAATTAATCTCTCGCCTATATACGGTGGGAGTTTTTCTTTTGCTTAATTACTCTTTGTTTTTAGAATTTTCTTAAAAGCCTATATATTTCTATTATATCTTTACCTATTGCAATTTAGAAAATATGTATTATAATTAATTATTGTGTATATATATTCATGCAAAGGAGATTGATTATGAAAAAACAAATGAGTAATTATTCGCTAAGTAATTTATCTAAGTTTATCATTCCATCATTAATCGGAGTCTTATTTTTTATGACACCTATTTTATATAATGGAGAAGTTACTATTCCTATTGCAATACTTTCATCTTTTGTATTAGAGGCTTTAGACAGCATAATACCAAAGGTTATGGTAATCATCATATGTTTTGCTGTATTAGGTACTTTAATAGCAAAAATATTTATACCTAGAATAATCTTAAAGAATAGATTTTTAAATTCACTATTTAATGTGTCTTTATTATGGTTTAGTGCTCGAGTTTTAGGAGCTGTATTTGTAGTTATGACATTCTTTAAAATAGGACCTGAATGGATATGGTCTGAAAATACAGGTGGTCTATTATTGTATGATTTATTGCCTATACTGTTTTCTGTCTTTCTTTTTGCAGGTATGTTCATACCTTTATTATTAGATTTTGGTTTATTAGAATTTTTCGGTGCATTACTTACTAAAATAATGCGTCCTATATTTACATTGCCTGGTCGTTCTGCAATTGACTGTATAGCATCGTGGCTTGGAGATGGAACTATAGGGGTTTTACTTACAAGCAAGCAATACCAAGAAGGCTATTATACACAAAGAGAAGCGGCTGTTATTGGAACAACCTTCTCTGCTGTTTCAATAACTTTTAGTTTAGTAGTAATATCCCAAGTTAATCTTGGACACATGTTTGTTCCTTTTTACTTAACTATACTTTTATCAGGAATAGTTGCAGCTATTATAACGCCACGTATTCCACCTTTATCAAGAAAACCTGACACATATTTGAATAACTTAAAAAAGGAAGATTCAGAAGTAATTCCAAAGGAAGTTTCTACTTTTAAATGGGGATTAGAAAAGGCAGTAGAAAAAGCTAGTAAAAACGATAGCTTAATTGAGCTTATTAAACAGAGTATACAAAATATTCTTGATATGTGGATAGGTGTAACACCTATAGTTATGGCTATGGGTACTATTGCTTTAATATTAGCTGAATTTACACCAATATTTGAATGGTTAGGGTTACCTTTTATTCCTATACTAAATTTATTAAATGTACCAGAAGCACATGAAGCTTCTCAGACACTTATCGTAGGCTTTGCAGATATGTTTCTGCCATCTGTAATAGGAGCATCAATAAAAAGTGAATTAACTAGATTTGTTATAGCATGTATTTCTGTTACTCAGCTAATTTATATGTCTGAGGTTGGTGGGTTACTTCTAGGGTCTAAAATACCCGTTTCTTTAAAAGATTTAATAGTAATATTTATTGAACGTACCCTTATTACTTTACCGATAATTGTCTTTGTTGCCCATTTAATATTTTAGAAATAAAAAAGGGACTGTCTTTTTCAATGATTTTATATCATTAGTAAGCAGTCCCTTTTTTATTTATATTCTATTGTTATTTCCTAATATATCCTGTGTTTTTCTAAAAGTGCTCCTAGCCTTTTATTAAAGTTTCTTAATTCGTTTATATTTCCTTCTTCCCTTAAACTTATAAACTCCCTTTGAATTGAATCTATATTATTTATCTTGTTAGA encodes:
- a CDS encoding ABC transporter permease, giving the protein MKLYLKYMSILFKSEMEYRTSFILLSVGQFFVPFLVFVSIFLLFQRFPTIGGWSIYEVALCYGVIHMGFSLSECFARGFDTFSSMIVNGDFDRILVRPRSTILQVLGSKFEFTRIGRLLQSIIVLIFSITNLDVAWDIYKIITLVLMSISGVVIFSGIFMLGATLCFWTTEGLEVINIFTDGGREISQYPLSIYKDWVKKFFTFVIPFGTVNYLPLMFILDKVEGNSVLYMITPLLGMLFIIPCILIWNFGVKHYKSTGS
- a CDS encoding YjiH family protein, yielding MKKQMSNYSLSNLSKFIIPSLIGVLFFMTPILYNGEVTIPIAILSSFVLEALDSIIPKVMVIIICFAVLGTLIAKIFIPRIILKNRFLNSLFNVSLLWFSARVLGAVFVVMTFFKIGPEWIWSENTGGLLLYDLLPILFSVFLFAGMFIPLLLDFGLLEFFGALLTKIMRPIFTLPGRSAIDCIASWLGDGTIGVLLTSKQYQEGYYTQREAAVIGTTFSAVSITFSLVVISQVNLGHMFVPFYLTILLSGIVAAIITPRIPPLSRKPDTYLNNLKKEDSEVIPKEVSTFKWGLEKAVEKASKNDSLIELIKQSIQNILDMWIGVTPIVMAMGTIALILAEFTPIFEWLGLPFIPILNLLNVPEAHEASQTLIVGFADMFLPSVIGASIKSELTRFVIACISVTQLIYMSEVGGLLLGSKIPVSLKDLIVIFIERTLITLPIIVFVAHLIF